One stretch of Lachnospiraceae bacterium oral taxon 096 DNA includes these proteins:
- a CDS encoding cell wall-binding protein has product MRKQTKIAAVVSAAALLALGASMTSFAATGWQEENGTWVYYDRSGNQVTNTWAKSGDNWFYLNDNGEMAVDTLIEDDNDRYYVDANGAMVTNQWVALDNQDAGDDANQPNAWWYYFGSNGKAYKTTSTGRVSLKTINGKKYTFNEDGQMLYGWVNDNGEMVNSTDEASEFQDGQYYFGDETDGAMATGWREISIYDDNSVDEQPGDGFWDENQTRWFYFKSSGKKTTDEKGKTINGKKYGFDQYGRMLADWHTFATTSDATVANGGLQGNKTYSETFKYFSTPEDGARKTKGWFKVVPGYFLNKSDYDDGSNSWFYADGDGNIVANEIKTINGKKYAFDEYGQMVTGLHFFQMSGTKDIVSILDKKDYDTNDEYDKFYNNHAADIANGTIAAYYFGNSDDGSMKTGAQNVDLDGESYKFQFKTSSSTKGQGTVGVDNHKLYIAGKLAKASNDDKVTIFQYKTDGTIIPWDTADFIRHFGAIDTAHTNDNHTTYAITTTAADGDFYAINTTGGMIKSGSKKDGDDYKIHTSNYKVDSIEIDN; this is encoded by the coding sequence ATGAGAAAGCAGACTAAAATCGCTGCAGTAGTTTCAGCAGCAGCACTTCTTGCACTTGGTGCATCTATGACTTCTTTCGCTGCCACAGGTTGGCAAGAGGAGAACGGAACATGGGTTTACTATGACAGAAGTGGAAATCAGGTAACAAATACATGGGCAAAATCAGGAGATAACTGGTTCTACCTCAATGATAACGGCGAGATGGCTGTAGACACATTGATCGAGGATGACAATGATCGTTACTATGTAGATGCTAACGGTGCTATGGTTACTAACCAGTGGGTTGCTCTTGACAATCAGGATGCAGGTGATGATGCTAACCAGCCAAACGCTTGGTGGTATTATTTCGGATCAAACGGTAAGGCATATAAGACAACTTCAACAGGAAGAGTATCTCTTAAGACAATCAATGGTAAGAAGTATACATTCAATGAAGATGGTCAGATGCTCTACGGTTGGGTAAACGACAACGGTGAGATGGTTAACTCAACAGATGAGGCTTCAGAGTTCCAGGATGGTCAGTATTACTTCGGTGATGAGACAGACGGAGCTATGGCTACAGGTTGGAGAGAGATCTCAATCTATGATGACAACTCTGTAGATGAGCAGCCAGGAGATGGTTTCTGGGATGAGAACCAGACAAGATGGTTCTACTTCAAGTCCTCAGGTAAGAAGACTACAGACGAGAAGGGCAAGACAATCAATGGCAAGAAGTATGGCTTTGATCAGTATGGTCGTATGTTAGCTGATTGGCATACATTTGCTACAACTTCAGACGCTACTGTTGCTAATGGCGGTTTACAGGGTAATAAGACATACTCTGAGACATTTAAGTACTTCTCAACACCAGAGGATGGTGCTAGAAAGACTAAGGGATGGTTCAAGGTTGTTCCAGGTTACTTCTTAAATAAGTCAGACTATGATGATGGTTCAAACTCATGGTTCTATGCAGATGGCGACGGAAACATCGTAGCAAATGAGATTAAGACAATCAATGGCAAGAAGTATGCATTTGATGAGTATGGTCAGATGGTAACAGGTCTTCACTTCTTCCAGATGAGCGGAACAAAGGACATCGTTTCAATCCTTGACAAAAAGGACTACGATACAAATGACGAGTACGACAAGTTCTACAATAATCATGCAGCAGATATTGCTAATGGTACAATCGCAGCTTACTACTTCGGTAACAGCGATGACGGATCTATGAAGACAGGTGCTCAGAATGTTGATCTTGATGGCGAGTCATACAAGTTCCAGTTCAAGACATCTTCATCTACAAAGGGTCAGGGTACAGTTGGTGTAGACAACCACAAGTTGTACATAGCTGGTAAGCTTGCAAAGGCTTCAAATGATGATAAGGTAACAATCTTCCAGTACAAGACTGATGGTACAATCATACCTTGGGATACAGCAGACTTCATCAGACACTTCGGAGCAATTGATACTGCTCACACAAATGACAACCACACAACATATGCAATCACAACAACAGCTGCTGATGGCGACTTCTACGCAATCAACACAACTGGTGGTATGATTAAGAGTGGTTCTAAGAAGGATGGAGACGACTACAAGATCCATACATCAAACTACAAGGTTGATTCAATCGAGATTGACAACTAA
- a CDS encoding DegV family protein: MKIAVVTDSNCGLVPAQGEKYGVYILPMPFQIGEKEYLEGVSLERATFFEKQKGGENITTSQPSLSMLMELWDKLLAEYEAIIHIPMSSSLSSACQNAIALARDENYVGKVFVVDNHRISYSQWASALDAKKLIERGVSPQEIVRILEKESLEATIYLTVDTLKYLKKGGRITAAAAAIGTLLRIKPVLTIQGAKIDSFSKVRTMRQAKEVMFEAVQKDVQSRWVSEKEVDWFVAHSDCLELAQEFSEEVSEKLGKKKVIVFDLALSVATHVGPGTLVLGAVKRI, translated from the coding sequence ATGAAAATAGCAGTAGTGACAGATAGTAACTGCGGACTTGTTCCAGCACAGGGGGAGAAATATGGCGTTTATATTTTGCCAATGCCATTTCAGATTGGAGAAAAGGAGTATTTAGAGGGAGTGAGCTTAGAGCGAGCAACTTTCTTTGAAAAACAAAAGGGAGGAGAAAATATTACGACCTCTCAGCCATCTCTGTCGATGTTAATGGAACTATGGGATAAGCTATTAGCGGAGTACGAGGCGATTATTCACATTCCAATGTCTTCGAGTCTTTCTTCCGCTTGCCAAAATGCAATTGCTCTAGCAAGGGATGAAAATTATGTAGGGAAGGTCTTTGTAGTTGACAATCATCGAATTTCCTATTCCCAGTGGGCATCCGCATTAGATGCAAAGAAATTAATTGAGAGGGGAGTTTCACCACAAGAAATCGTTCGGATTTTGGAAAAGGAAAGTCTAGAGGCAACAATTTACTTGACTGTGGATACATTGAAGTATCTTAAAAAGGGTGGGCGAATCACTGCGGCGGCAGCAGCGATTGGCACGCTCTTAAGAATTAAACCTGTGTTGACTATACAGGGGGCAAAGATTGATTCTTTTAGTAAAGTGCGCACAATGCGACAGGCCAAGGAAGTTATGTTTGAAGCAGTGCAAAAAGATGTGCAAAGTCGATGGGTGTCAGAAAAAGAGGTGGATTGGTTTGTGGCACACAGCGATTGTCTTGAACTTGCACAGGAATTTTCAGAAGAAGTCAGTGAAAAGTTAGGGAAAAAGAAGGTGATTGTATTTGATCTTGCACTTTCTGTTGCCACTCATGTTGGACCTGGAACTCTTGTGCTCGGAGCAGTAAAGAGAATATAA
- a CDS encoding sensor histidine kinase: protein MEKKRGFSLPAIHFRPLLIIILVVMSFVPGVIYGRVLLGSFGKAEIEERKISLQSQALILSNNLMRSAYFASGEENEGLDRSIDNFADIYNGRIVIVNKDFRIVKDTFNIAEGKINVAEEVLRCFRGENTSKYIEGKNYIIQTTPIYAGPDNKDIEGVILVTSSTEGEFNILNNTSEQMLMLEITIFAAVFGLSIIIAAMLTRPFKNLREDLQKISEGDMDQELHINQYTVTRDISDTINATYAKLRALDQSRDEFVANVSHELKTPITSIRVLADSINSMEEAPVELYQEFMKDISDEIDREAKIIDDLLSLVKLDKAADTLNTEQVDINALLEQILKRIKPIALKRNIEVTLESIRDVVAEVDETKLSLALNNLVENAVKYNNEKGWVKVVLDADHKFFYVKVSDSGVGIPEEFQDMVFERFYRVDKARSRETGGTGLGLAITKNIILRHKGIIKVTSKEGEGSTFSIRIPLKYIKEEKPNVMGKQRGEKNEKKK, encoded by the coding sequence ATGGAAAAAAAGAGGGGATTTTCTCTGCCAGCGATTCATTTTCGACCATTATTGATTATCATTCTAGTGGTGATGAGTTTTGTACCTGGAGTGATTTATGGTCGTGTGCTATTGGGAAGCTTTGGAAAGGCAGAGATTGAGGAAAGAAAAATTTCATTACAAAGTCAGGCATTGATTTTGTCAAATAATTTAATGCGTTCGGCCTATTTCGCTTCTGGGGAGGAAAACGAGGGGCTTGATCGCTCCATTGATAATTTTGCAGATATCTACAATGGTCGAATTGTCATTGTGAATAAGGATTTTCGCATTGTCAAGGATACCTTTAATATTGCAGAGGGCAAGATTAATGTTGCTGAGGAAGTGTTGCGCTGTTTTCGAGGAGAAAATACAAGTAAATATATCGAAGGAAAGAATTACATCATACAGACAACCCCAATTTATGCGGGACCAGATAACAAGGATATTGAAGGGGTTATCTTAGTGACCTCTTCGACAGAGGGAGAATTTAATATTTTAAACAATACGAGCGAACAAATGTTGATGTTAGAAATTACAATATTTGCAGCAGTATTTGGTCTTAGTATTATTATTGCGGCGATGTTGACTCGACCATTTAAAAATTTAAGGGAAGATTTACAAAAAATTTCTGAGGGAGATATGGATCAGGAATTGCATATCAACCAATATACAGTGACAAGGGATATTTCTGATACTATCAATGCGACTTATGCTAAACTTCGGGCATTGGATCAATCGAGAGATGAATTTGTGGCCAATGTCTCTCACGAGCTAAAGACACCGATTACCTCCATTCGAGTTTTAGCTGATTCCATCAACAGCATGGAAGAGGCACCTGTGGAGTTGTATCAGGAATTTATGAAGGATATTTCAGACGAAATTGATCGAGAGGCAAAGATTATTGATGATCTTTTGTCTTTAGTCAAGCTTGATAAGGCCGCAGATACGCTGAATACAGAGCAGGTGGATATTAACGCATTGCTCGAACAAATTTTAAAGAGGATTAAACCGATTGCTCTAAAGAGAAATATTGAGGTTACATTAGAATCGATTCGGGATGTGGTGGCTGAAGTCGATGAAACAAAGTTATCCTTGGCACTCAATAACTTAGTAGAAAATGCAGTAAAATATAACAATGAAAAGGGTTGGGTCAAAGTTGTATTGGATGCAGACCATAAGTTTTTCTATGTCAAGGTGAGTGATTCAGGTGTGGGCATTCCGGAGGAATTTCAGGATATGGTCTTTGAACGCTTTTATCGAGTGGACAAAGCGAGATCGAGGGAGACTGGAGGAACAGGACTGGGTCTTGCCATTACAAAGAATATTATTTTGCGTCACAAAGGCATTATTAAAGTGACCAGCAAAGAGGGAGAGGGCAGTACTTTTTCTATTCGTATCCCTCTAAAGTATATTAAAGAAGAAAAGCCAAATGTGATGGGCAAACAGAGGGGAGAAAAGAATGAAAAAAAGAAGTAA
- a CDS encoding GerMN domain-containing protein has product MKKRSKWIFYVLFILFFVFIGCAKKEKVKNELPNDEFRIYYLNSSQTALTSIVYKPEATKKEDLVEESLTQLLNVPEGQQDLASVLPQKEIYQRYKLDGKTLTLYFSDEYAKMDKTREILCRAGLAKTLTQIDGIQFISIYVGDQQITAKNDVTTFSGDDFLDSVSNVNSYERAKLKLYFSDEKGEKLVEETHEVFYNINTPMEKVVINELMHGPTNAKNKKTIAADTKLINTSINDGICYVNFDTNFLTAIPNQKDYVTIYSIVNSLSEISGVSKVQISVNGSQNYKYQDDIDLSTLFERNMEYIN; this is encoded by the coding sequence ATGAAAAAAAGAAGTAAATGGATATTTTATGTGCTTTTTATTCTCTTTTTTGTCTTTATTGGCTGTGCGAAGAAGGAAAAAGTAAAAAACGAATTGCCAAATGATGAATTCCGAATTTATTATCTCAATTCTTCGCAGACAGCACTCACTTCTATTGTATACAAACCTGAGGCGACAAAAAAAGAAGATTTAGTAGAAGAATCTCTGACACAACTATTGAATGTGCCAGAGGGCCAACAGGACTTGGCGAGCGTCCTTCCACAAAAGGAAATTTATCAAAGGTATAAGCTAGATGGAAAGACATTAACTTTATACTTTAGTGATGAGTATGCCAAAATGGATAAGACTAGGGAGATTTTATGTCGTGCAGGGCTAGCGAAGACGCTGACACAGATAGATGGAATTCAATTTATTAGCATCTATGTGGGAGATCAACAAATTACAGCAAAAAATGATGTGACTACTTTTTCAGGAGATGATTTTTTAGATAGTGTTTCTAATGTCAATTCCTATGAAAGGGCAAAGTTAAAACTCTATTTTTCTGATGAAAAGGGCGAAAAATTGGTGGAAGAAACGCATGAAGTGTTTTATAATATTAATACACCAATGGAAAAGGTAGTGATCAATGAATTGATGCATGGTCCAACCAATGCAAAGAATAAAAAGACCATTGCCGCAGACACAAAATTGATTAATACTTCCATCAATGATGGAATTTGTTATGTCAACTTTGACACAAATTTCTTGACAGCCATCCCAAATCAAAAAGATTATGTCACAATTTATTCCATTGTCAATTCGCTCTCTGAGATATCGGGAGTTTCAAAGGTACAGATTTCAGTGAATGGTTCACAAAATTATAAATATCAAGATGATATTGACTTGAGTACCCTATTTGAGCGAAATATGGAATATATCAATTAA
- a CDS encoding DNA internalization-related competence protein ComEC/Rec2, whose translation MKRPWLLIAASIVLGELMCFGIGKWVSIVAIIALIVSFAYKKWRGYSIFCLTFLLGVCSMSCVKHSHTEKILGEQKIYLRVHKIEEKEEKILFYGRHVLVYADKRKVGEDICIGNLISCRGEFSPPQPASNPGSFCADLYYKSIGIEKIAFIEEVEIVDHWVNWPKQYLFDIKRQMIKKMQSFASEEVSGFLEAALLGEKSDLSPQMYQLYRKNGIAHLLAISGLHISILGMSLYQLLRKRLRWNFLCSGLCASLILYLYSEFTGASVSVLRASSMLALFFVSQYLGRSYDLLSAMAFSASWILLFSPYQLFQCGFLLSFLAILAIGGPAMSIHRLLQDSKKKEMAQALVVSLSIQIVTMPVIAYFFFSIPLYGVLINLLVIPLMGMIIWSGIFSLCLSAFCIPLAKFMIYPASATLFFYQWICNLCEKLPGHSLLVGRPSMARILISYGIMFFLECFMIFFHQKKKVFAPWKVLSVEAMMMLFFLLFLRHPYPKHTQVTFLDVGQGDGIFLQVGGENIFVDAGSSSNKKLGEYVLCPFLGANAVHHLDAVFLTHADIDHINGILWLIENSDIAVEKIYLPEPAREDEHYDKIKALAKDRQIPILYCAAGDEFLIGRGKFTCLSPKRGEKIENVNAQSIVLWYQEKDFSMMLMGDARIEEEEEILHSKEICPVYVLKAGHHGSKTSTGDHWLRALRPNTVILSYGKKNRYGHPSKEVLKRLEEAGTRVFSTQKSGAIRLETDGKRMKIRGYKRE comes from the coding sequence ATGAAGAGACCTTGGTTACTTATTGCAGCATCAATTGTGCTTGGAGAGCTGATGTGTTTTGGAATAGGTAAGTGGGTGAGCATAGTGGCGATCATAGCTTTGATCGTCTCTTTTGCGTACAAAAAATGGAGAGGATATAGTATTTTTTGCCTCACATTTTTGCTTGGTGTGTGCTCGATGAGTTGTGTGAAGCACTCTCACACAGAAAAAATTTTGGGAGAGCAAAAAATTTATCTTCGAGTACATAAAATTGAAGAGAAAGAGGAAAAAATTCTTTTTTATGGTCGCCATGTATTAGTTTATGCGGACAAGAGGAAGGTGGGGGAAGATATTTGTATTGGAAATTTAATTTCCTGTAGGGGAGAATTTTCTCCGCCACAGCCAGCATCCAATCCAGGAAGCTTTTGTGCCGATCTCTACTATAAATCTATAGGAATTGAAAAAATTGCCTTTATAGAGGAGGTAGAAATTGTTGACCATTGGGTAAATTGGCCGAAACAATACCTTTTTGATATCAAACGACAAATGATAAAGAAGATGCAAAGCTTTGCTTCTGAGGAGGTTTCAGGCTTTTTGGAGGCTGCTCTACTGGGGGAAAAGTCCGATCTTTCTCCCCAGATGTATCAGCTTTACAGAAAAAATGGGATTGCTCATCTTCTCGCCATTAGTGGGCTACATATCTCTATTCTTGGAATGAGTTTGTATCAATTACTGCGAAAGAGATTGAGGTGGAATTTCCTTTGCAGTGGTCTTTGTGCCTCATTGATTCTCTATCTATATTCGGAATTTACTGGGGCGAGTGTGAGTGTTCTTCGGGCAAGTAGTATGTTGGCGTTATTCTTTGTTTCGCAGTATCTTGGGCGAAGCTATGATTTACTGAGTGCGATGGCCTTCTCTGCTTCTTGGATACTTTTATTTTCTCCCTATCAACTTTTTCAATGTGGATTTTTATTATCTTTTTTGGCAATATTGGCCATTGGAGGGCCAGCAATGAGTATCCATCGATTGCTTCAGGACAGCAAAAAGAAGGAGATGGCACAGGCTTTGGTTGTAAGCCTTTCTATACAAATTGTGACAATGCCAGTGATTGCCTATTTCTTTTTTTCCATTCCACTGTATGGAGTGCTCATTAATTTATTGGTGATTCCTTTGATGGGCATGATTATCTGGTCGGGGATTTTTTCTCTGTGTCTTTCAGCATTTTGTATCCCACTGGCCAAATTTATGATCTATCCTGCTTCAGCAACTCTATTTTTTTATCAATGGATTTGCAATTTATGCGAAAAATTGCCAGGACACAGCCTTCTTGTTGGACGACCATCTATGGCAAGGATTTTGATTAGTTATGGAATTATGTTTTTTTTGGAGTGCTTCATGATCTTTTTCCATCAAAAAAAGAAGGTGTTTGCTCCTTGGAAAGTTCTTAGTGTAGAAGCTATGATGATGCTCTTTTTTCTCTTATTTTTGCGTCATCCCTATCCAAAGCACACACAGGTGACCTTTCTTGATGTGGGACAGGGCGATGGGATATTTTTGCAAGTGGGAGGGGAAAATATCTTTGTGGATGCTGGCAGCAGTTCAAACAAAAAGCTAGGTGAATATGTTCTCTGTCCATTTTTAGGGGCAAATGCAGTGCATCACCTTGATGCAGTGTTCTTGACACATGCGGATATTGACCATATTAATGGTATTTTGTGGCTGATCGAAAATAGTGATATTGCAGTGGAAAAAATTTATTTGCCTGAACCTGCGAGGGAGGACGAGCATTATGACAAAATTAAGGCACTGGCAAAAGATCGGCAGATTCCCATTTTATATTGTGCAGCAGGGGATGAGTTTTTGATTGGAAGGGGAAAATTTACCTGTCTGTCGCCGAAAAGAGGAGAAAAAATTGAAAATGTTAATGCACAGAGCATTGTGTTGTGGTATCAAGAAAAAGATTTTTCTATGATGTTGATGGGGGATGCCAGAATAGAGGAGGAAGAGGAAATTTTACATTCCAAGGAGATTTGCCCAGTTTATGTCTTAAAGGCGGGGCATCATGGTTCAAAGACCTCGACAGGTGATCATTGGCTTAGGGCATTAAGACCGAATACTGTAATTTTGTCTTATGGAAAGAAAAATCGCTATGGTCATCCCAGCAAGGAAGTGCTCAAGCGACTGGAGGAGGCAGGAACCCGAGTTTTTTCTACGCAAAAAAGTGGGGCAATACGATTGGAGACAGATGGAAAAAGAATGAAGATTCGAGGATACAAAAGGGAGTAA
- the tnpB gene encoding IS200/IS605 family element transposase accessory protein TnpB, whose protein sequence is MQKGIKFRIYPNKEQQNLINQTFGCCRLIYNKGLAMRNEAYDSGNKIGYVQTSAMLTELKKCEDFAFLKVVDSIALQQSLRDLDRGFVNFFQKRAAHPTFKSKHNRHQSYRTVNQGNHIRIAGKYIKLPKLGYIKIRQSMEVGKINNVTIQCTPTGKYFAVLNVEFEPQPSPNNAGSIGIDVGIKDFYSDSNGKVVSNPKYLEKSMRKLIREQRMLSRKQKGSNNRNKQRVKVALVHEKITNQRNDFLQKQSTLLIRENQTICIEDLKVKNMMRNHKLAQHIGSASWRKFFDMLKYKSAWYGNDLIKVPTMYPSSQTCSCCGYKNSLVKNLAVRVWECPDCHTIHNRDTNASINILNKGLQMQSA, encoded by the coding sequence ATGCAAAAAGGAATCAAATTTAGAATTTACCCAAACAAGGAACAGCAAAATTTAATCAATCAGACTTTTGGCTGTTGTAGACTGATCTACAACAAAGGACTTGCTATGCGCAATGAAGCCTATGATAGCGGCAATAAAATTGGCTATGTTCAGACTTCGGCTATGCTGACGGAACTCAAAAAGTGTGAAGACTTTGCTTTTCTTAAAGTGGTAGATTCTATTGCATTACAACAGTCTTTGCGTGACCTCGACAGAGGTTTTGTAAACTTTTTTCAGAAACGTGCAGCACACCCAACATTCAAAAGTAAACATAACAGACATCAGTCGTACAGGACGGTAAACCAAGGTAATCATATCCGTATTGCAGGAAAATACATCAAACTCCCTAAACTTGGCTATATCAAAATACGTCAGTCGATGGAAGTAGGAAAAATTAACAATGTAACGATTCAATGTACTCCTACAGGAAAGTATTTTGCAGTGCTTAATGTGGAATTTGAACCACAGCCAAGCCCCAACAATGCTGGCTCTATAGGCATTGATGTTGGTATTAAAGATTTTTACTCTGACAGCAACGGAAAGGTCGTGTCCAACCCAAAATATCTTGAAAAATCAATGCGTAAACTCATTCGTGAACAACGTATGCTGTCGAGAAAACAAAAAGGCTCTAACAACCGCAATAAGCAGCGTGTCAAAGTTGCCTTAGTCCACGAAAAGATTACAAATCAGAGAAACGATTTTTTACAAAAACAGTCTACCCTGCTGATTCGTGAAAACCAAACCATCTGCATTGAAGATTTGAAAGTAAAGAACATGATGCGTAATCATAAACTGGCACAGCACATCGGTTCTGCATCCTGGAGGAAGTTCTTTGATATGCTCAAGTATAAGTCTGCCTGGTATGGAAATGATCTAATCAAAGTGCCAACGATGTATCCAAGCAGTCAGACTTGTTCTTGCTGTGGGTACAAGAATTCGCTGGTAAAAAATCTAGCAGTCCGAGTATGGGAATGTCCAGACTGCCATACCATACATAACAGGGATACCAACGCAAGCATAAATATTTTAAATAAAGGACTGCAAATGCAGTCGGCATAA
- the holA gene encoding DNA polymerase III subunit delta, with protein sequence MIEEELKSGQLKNSYLLFGEENYLKIYYKNRLKSAIIGEDEVNFSYFEGKGIDVDEVIAIAETLPFFAEKRCVIMENSEWFLNGNEKMGGYIENLPETTCLIFIEGEKIDKRKKLYKKLSLLGTICECKRMEPRKLRDWTRALMGRMGKNIRAADLDLFLSYVGNDLQHITTEVEKLVAYIGEAQVIERSDIEDITTVGVENKIFDMLSAIVQKKIGVAMHYYEDLLILREPPMRILSLLSKQFNQLLQVRQMQGMDKYSIGNAMNLQPYIAEKLMRQASAFSKEELQRILNGCLDMEMRVKTGLMPEQIAVELLIMSKEQIKG encoded by the coding sequence GTGATTGAGGAAGAGTTAAAATCTGGGCAATTAAAGAATAGTTACCTTTTGTTTGGAGAGGAAAACTACTTAAAAATTTATTACAAAAACCGCTTAAAATCAGCAATTATTGGCGAGGATGAAGTGAATTTTTCTTATTTTGAGGGAAAAGGTATTGATGTAGATGAAGTGATAGCGATAGCAGAAACTCTGCCATTTTTTGCAGAAAAGCGATGTGTTATCATGGAAAACAGTGAGTGGTTTTTGAATGGAAATGAAAAAATGGGAGGGTATATAGAAAATCTTCCAGAGACAACCTGTCTCATCTTTATTGAGGGAGAGAAAATTGACAAGAGAAAGAAATTGTACAAAAAGCTGTCCTTGCTTGGCACAATCTGTGAATGCAAGCGGATGGAGCCAAGAAAGTTGCGAGATTGGACAAGAGCACTGATGGGGCGGATGGGAAAAAATATTCGTGCGGCAGATTTAGATTTATTTTTGAGTTATGTGGGCAATGATTTACAACATATTACAACAGAGGTTGAAAAGCTGGTGGCTTATATTGGGGAAGCACAGGTCATTGAGCGAAGTGATATTGAGGATATTACGACTGTCGGTGTGGAAAATAAGATTTTTGATATGCTCAGTGCTATTGTACAAAAAAAGATTGGGGTGGCAATGCACTACTATGAGGATTTGCTTATTCTGAGGGAACCTCCAATGCGAATTTTGAGCTTGTTAAGTAAACAATTTAATCAACTTTTGCAGGTGAGACAGATGCAGGGAATGGACAAATATAGCATTGGAAATGCAATGAATTTACAGCCCTATATTGCAGAGAAATTGATGAGACAGGCAAGTGCATTTTCAAAAGAAGAGTTACAGAGAATACTCAATGGCTGCCTAGATATGGAGATGCGAGTAAAGACGGGGTTAATGCCCGAACAGATTGCAGTCGAATTATTGATTATGAGCAAAGAGCAAATCAAAGGATAA
- the rpsT gene encoding 30S ribosomal protein S20 yields MANIKSAKKRVLIAAERTERNKAIKSKVKTAVKKVDAAVIAKDKESAQATLKAAIVELTKAASKGVYHKNTAARKVSRLSKSVNSIQ; encoded by the coding sequence TTGGCTAATATCAAATCCGCAAAGAAAAGAGTGCTCATCGCAGCAGAGAGAACAGAGAGAAATAAAGCAATCAAGTCTAAGGTAAAGACTGCAGTAAAGAAGGTTGATGCCGCTGTCATTGCTAAGGATAAGGAGAGCGCACAGGCAACTTTAAAGGCTGCTATCGTTGAGCTCACCAAGGCAGCAAGCAAGGGTGTTTATCACAAGAATACTGCTGCTCGCAAGGTTTCTAGACTTTCTAAGTCTGTAAATAGCATTCAGTAG